A window of the candidate division KSB1 bacterium genome harbors these coding sequences:
- a CDS encoding CDP-glycerol glycerophosphotransferase family protein, with protein MNRKIAFFYHDPVQKETQENVALEADQRGYQTEFVDITKTFYTDADISVYVSHIPNIKRIFSKYSFIMLHDLGQSHHSWPNFWGYEPWHRFTAGLIPGNFWQEMCDNAKSNGQKKFLPHAGVHNIGWPKSDQVFNDKTYGEELNNVRERLHLRHDKSVLYAPAWENDNKAEEVIEKLKDRPYNILIKQSPIHENFPTMMGTVERLRHKYEDRKDNVYMVDPETSIMTYLGLADVLISDESSVLIEALLLDIPGIAVTDWRIPDTDPPRMAIAPYEHCIKIKKAEIKATIDKVLAGELTCNVTHRFSTLTDHKNHWFSNLGCASGAVMDTIDDLVKRFESGLQNATRPQGSNSHNNSAHSLPSLTIHDSAIDYADSSESTLLNLCSNEEFDENSTWQEFNEWELLYHLCPLRKNLFNWIDFGQEPFRFIELGAGCGALTSYLVDLENAFVTSVEGSVRRAEVIQQRCRHAKNLEIHACNLTEFPVTEPYDFVSLIGVLEYSGK; from the coding sequence TATACGGATGCGGATATCAGCGTCTATGTTTCTCACATACCGAACATAAAAAGAATTTTCTCCAAATACTCATTCATCATGCTACATGATTTGGGACAATCCCACCATAGTTGGCCCAATTTCTGGGGCTATGAGCCTTGGCACCGATTCACTGCCGGACTCATTCCCGGTAATTTCTGGCAGGAAATGTGTGACAATGCCAAAAGCAACGGTCAAAAAAAGTTTCTTCCTCATGCCGGTGTGCATAATATTGGCTGGCCAAAATCGGACCAGGTTTTCAACGATAAAACGTATGGCGAAGAACTTAATAATGTTAGAGAGCGCTTGCATCTCAGACACGATAAATCCGTACTCTATGCGCCGGCATGGGAAAATGATAATAAAGCGGAAGAAGTGATTGAAAAATTGAAGGACAGACCTTATAACATTTTGATAAAACAATCTCCAATACATGAAAATTTTCCAACGATGATGGGCACCGTGGAACGGCTTCGACACAAATATGAAGACCGCAAAGATAACGTCTATATGGTAGACCCGGAAACGAGTATTATGACTTATTTGGGATTAGCCGATGTTCTAATTTCCGATGAATCAAGCGTTCTAATTGAGGCGTTATTATTGGATATACCGGGCATCGCAGTGACAGACTGGCGTATACCGGACACCGATCCGCCCAGAATGGCGATTGCTCCGTACGAGCATTGCATCAAAATAAAAAAAGCGGAAATCAAAGCCACAATTGATAAAGTATTAGCGGGAGAGCTGACTTGTAATGTCACCCATAGATTCTCCACTTTAACCGACCACAAAAATCATTGGTTCTCAAATTTAGGTTGCGCCTCAGGAGCGGTCATGGATACTATTGATGATTTAGTAAAAAGATTCGAATCCGGACTTCAAAATGCAACCAGACCACAAGGTTCTAATTCCCATAATAATAGCGCACATTCGCTGCCATCTCTGACCATTCATGACTCGGCGATCGATTACGCTGACAGCTCGGAAAGTACGCTCCTAAACCTATGTTCCAATGAAGAATTTGATGAAAACTCAACCTGGCAGGAATTCAATGAGTGGGAGCTGCTCTATCATCTCTGTCCACTAAGAAAAAATCTATTTAATTGGATCGATTTTGGGCAAGAACCGTTCAGGTTTATTGAGCTTGGGGCCGGATGTGGTGCGTTGACTTCATATCTGGTCGATTTAGAAAATGCGTTCGTAACGTCGGTCGAGGGATCCGTTAGGCGGGCAGAAGTTATTCAGCAGCGCTGCAGACATGCAAAGAATCTTGAAATCCACGCCTGCAACCTGACCGAGTTTCCGGTAACAGAACCGTATGATTTCGTTTCTTTGATTGGCGTTCTTGAATATTCAGGAAAGTAG